One window of the Daphnia pulex isolate KAP4 chromosome 8, ASM2113471v1 genome contains the following:
- the LOC124199612 gene encoding transcription factor 12-like isoform X10, whose amino-acid sequence MAANSDDDGNGPLHLYEVFQNCFNKITSNNLSKPDKPNFPPAYAGMDNRMAYGPPAAYASGTAGPMDGYGNETPYFPFGHPSRQAPNSGPAKRKKEGGMTEHTTDGMDLVPQPWYGSENMDFPQDSPRYTSPKPGGGLYGDSYFMGDGSTHPADPWSSNGAGGAPLQPGPYGSYGGQQQSQQQVGPTPPLMNSGPTGGGGGIPNTLMGGQPSYPGQAGPGMHGMGSGAIHDPSGMGGYNVALSPAQDHNGPNNLMSSGLPPMSTFRNSATGPMGGPVSQSGVVQAGSGATVQSPSMYSHSPNLGPPPGPGGQTGDALGKALASIYSADQSTSSFSSHPTTPVSSPPPLTSVNQPQWNGPPHPHTHPAGVANTASPLYNERNLHMARRMPEQERLDDAIGILRNHTESLTSPLNGNFHQATTRMEERLDDAINVLRNHAESVGGGGPQSALPGAGPSPALSHSNGIMAAYPPVLEPLMGGHHPVSSTVGHPSSYGSLGPASLGGSLHDSVNRPMVDGLPTTVKAPPTSSKKRKDPDSSEAKLGLDGRISSLGGASANTPTSSSHGGASKSSKRSRSSAGSDDEDDDDDEGLDPAVKVVKEKERRQANNARERVRVKDINEAFKELGRMCQMHLKIDKTQPKLTVLHQAVDVITQLEQRVRERNLNPKAACLKRREEEKADDGSAKGMQGPPHLGGGGGAGGGGPPPMIPFGSMPSSF is encoded by the exons ATGGCGGCCaacagtgatgatgatggaaatgGTCCTCTTCACCTCTACGAAGTAttccaaaattgttttaacaaaataacGTCAAATAATCTATCCAAGCCag ATAAACCAAATTTTCCTCCTGCATACGCTGGAATGGATAACAGAATG GCCTACGGTCCACCTGCAGCTTATGCATCAGGCACAGCGGGTCCCATGGATGGCTATGGCAACGAAACTCCATACTTCCCTTTTGGACATCCTTCCAGACAAGCCCCCAACTCTGGCCCagcaaagaggaaaaaagaa GGTGGAATGACAGAACACACAACGGATGGAATGGATTTAGTGCCTCAGCCATGG TATGGATCGGAGAATATGGACTTTCCCCAGGACTCTCCGCGGTACACTTCACCCAAGCCTGGAGGTGGGCTCTACGGCGACTCCTATTTTATGG GTGATGGATCGACACATCCAGCAGATCCGTGGTCATCCAACGGAGCCGGAGGCGCTCCCTTACAACCCGGCCCATATGGTAGCTACGGTGGCCAGCAACAATCGCAGCAACAAGTCGGGCCAACTCCACCGCTCATGAACAGTGGGCCCACTGGTGGAGGTGGAGGCATACCCAACACCCTCATGGGAGGACAACCCTCTTACCCTGGACAGG CAGGTCCTGGTATGCACGGAATGGGATCGGGAGCCATTCACGATCCATCGGGAATGGGCGGCTATAACGTCGCTCTGTCGCCAGCCCAGGATCACAACGGCCCCAATAATTTGATGAGCTCTGGTCTTCCACCCATGTCAACGTTTCGCAACTCAGCTACGGGACCCATGGGTGGTCCCGTGTCGCAGTCTGGCGTAGTCCAGGCTGGATCGGGAGCCACGGTCCAATCTCCCTCTATGTACAGCCACAGTCCGAATTTAGGTCCTCCGCCTGGCCCTGGTGGTCAGACAGGCGACGCTCTCGGCAAAGCTCTCGCTTCG aTATATTCCGCTGACCAGAGCACGAGCAGTTTCAGCTCGCATCCCACTACACCCGTCTCATCGCCTCCTCCCTTGACGTCGGTGAACCAGCCACAGTGGAATGGGCCTCCTCATCCGCACACGCATCCAGCCGGAGTAGCCAACACCGCCTCTCCCCTCTACAATGAGCGCAATCTCCACATG GCTCGTCGCATGCCCGAGCAAGAGCGACTGGACGATGCTATTGGCATTCTTAGGAATCACACTGAG AGTCTTACGAGTCCGTTAAATGGCAATTTTCATCAGGCGACCACTCGGATGGAAGAGAGACTGGACGATGCCATCAACGTGCTCCGGAATCACGCCGAATCGGTAGGCGGTGGTGGGCCGCAATCTGCGTTACCCGGTGCCGGACCTTCACCCGCCTTGTCACATTCCAACGGCATCATGGCCGCCTACCCGCCCGTCCTTGAACCTCTCATG GGCGGACATCATCCGGTCAGCAGCACAGTCGGGCACCCATCGTCTTACGGCAGTTTGGGCCCCGCCTCTCTTGGTGGCTCCCTCCACGATTCCGTGAATCGGCCGATGGTCGACGGCCTGCCTACCACAGTGAAAGCTCCTCCTACAAGTTCAA aaaaacgaaaagatcCAGACAGCAGCGAAGCCAAATTGGGGCTCGACGGACGTATTTCATCGCTGGGCGGAGCTTCAGCCAACACCCCGACCTCGTCAAGCCACGGAGGCGCAAGCAAGAGCAGCAAACGCTCTAGGAG CAGTGCTGGTAGTGATGACGaggatgatgacgacgacgaaggaCTGGATCCTGCCGTCAAAGTTGTCAAGGAAAAGGAGAGGCGGCAAGCCAACAACGCTCGCGAGCG AGTGCGGGTGAAAGACATAAACGAAGCGTTCAAGGAGTTAGGCCGCATGTGTCAAATGCATCTCAAGATTGACAAGACGCAGCCCAAGTTGACGGTGCTTCACCAGGCTGTCGACGTCATCACTCAGCTGGAACAACGTGTTAGAG agaGGAATTTGAATCCGAAGGCGGCTTGCTTGAAACGacgcgaagaagaaaaagcagacgacggaTCGGCCAAGGGAATGCAAGGCCCGCCTCATTTgggcggcggaggaggtgcTGGCGGTGGGGGACCTCCTCCCATGATCCCCTTTGGATCCATGCCATCCTCC ttttga
- the LOC124199612 gene encoding transcription factor 12-like isoform X44, with translation MAANSDDDGNGPLHLYEVFQNCFNKITSNNLSKPDKPNFPPAYAGMDNRMAYGPPAAYASGTAGPMDGYGNETPYFPFGHPSRQAPNSGPAKRKKEGGMTEHTTDGMDLVPQPWYGSENMDFPQDSPRYTSPKPGGGLYGDSYFMGDGSTHPADPWSSNGAGGAPLQPGPYGSYGGQQQSQQQVGPTPPLMNSGPTGGGGGIPNTLMGGQPSYPGQGIFSPGMHGMGSGAIHDPSGMGGYNVALSPAQDHNGPNNLMSSGLPPMSTFRNSATGPMGGPVSQSGVVQAGSGATVQSPSMYSHSPNLGPPPGPGGQTGDALGKALASIYSADQSTSSFSSHPTTPVSSPPPLTSVNQPQWNGPPHPHTHPAGVANTASPLYNERNLHMATTRMEERLDDAINVLRNHAESVGGGGPQSALPGAGPSPALSHSNGIMAAYPPVLEPLMGGHHPVSSTVGHPSSYGSLGPASLGGSLHDSVNRPMVDGLPTTVKAPPTSSKKRKDPDSSEAKLGLDGRISSLGGASANTPTSSSHGGASKSSKRSRSSAGSDDEDDDDDEGLDPAVKVVKEKERRQANNARERVRVKDINEAFKELGRMCQMHLKIDKTQPKLTVLHQAVDVITQLEQRVRERNLNPKAACLKRREEEKADDGSAKGMQGPPHLGGGGGAGGGGPPPMIPFGSMPSSF, from the exons ATGGCGGCCaacagtgatgatgatggaaatgGTCCTCTTCACCTCTACGAAGTAttccaaaattgttttaacaaaataacGTCAAATAATCTATCCAAGCCag ATAAACCAAATTTTCCTCCTGCATACGCTGGAATGGATAACAGAATG GCCTACGGTCCACCTGCAGCTTATGCATCAGGCACAGCGGGTCCCATGGATGGCTATGGCAACGAAACTCCATACTTCCCTTTTGGACATCCTTCCAGACAAGCCCCCAACTCTGGCCCagcaaagaggaaaaaagaa GGTGGAATGACAGAACACACAACGGATGGAATGGATTTAGTGCCTCAGCCATGG TATGGATCGGAGAATATGGACTTTCCCCAGGACTCTCCGCGGTACACTTCACCCAAGCCTGGAGGTGGGCTCTACGGCGACTCCTATTTTATGG GTGATGGATCGACACATCCAGCAGATCCGTGGTCATCCAACGGAGCCGGAGGCGCTCCCTTACAACCCGGCCCATATGGTAGCTACGGTGGCCAGCAACAATCGCAGCAACAAGTCGGGCCAACTCCACCGCTCATGAACAGTGGGCCCACTGGTGGAGGTGGAGGCATACCCAACACCCTCATGGGAGGACAACCCTCTTACCCTGGACAGGGTATATTCA GTCCTGGTATGCACGGAATGGGATCGGGAGCCATTCACGATCCATCGGGAATGGGCGGCTATAACGTCGCTCTGTCGCCAGCCCAGGATCACAACGGCCCCAATAATTTGATGAGCTCTGGTCTTCCACCCATGTCAACGTTTCGCAACTCAGCTACGGGACCCATGGGTGGTCCCGTGTCGCAGTCTGGCGTAGTCCAGGCTGGATCGGGAGCCACGGTCCAATCTCCCTCTATGTACAGCCACAGTCCGAATTTAGGTCCTCCGCCTGGCCCTGGTGGTCAGACAGGCGACGCTCTCGGCAAAGCTCTCGCTTCG aTATATTCCGCTGACCAGAGCACGAGCAGTTTCAGCTCGCATCCCACTACACCCGTCTCATCGCCTCCTCCCTTGACGTCGGTGAACCAGCCACAGTGGAATGGGCCTCCTCATCCGCACACGCATCCAGCCGGAGTAGCCAACACCGCCTCTCCCCTCTACAATGAGCGCAATCTCCACATG GCGACCACTCGGATGGAAGAGAGACTGGACGATGCCATCAACGTGCTCCGGAATCACGCCGAATCGGTAGGCGGTGGTGGGCCGCAATCTGCGTTACCCGGTGCCGGACCTTCACCCGCCTTGTCACATTCCAACGGCATCATGGCCGCCTACCCGCCCGTCCTTGAACCTCTCATG GGCGGACATCATCCGGTCAGCAGCACAGTCGGGCACCCATCGTCTTACGGCAGTTTGGGCCCCGCCTCTCTTGGTGGCTCCCTCCACGATTCCGTGAATCGGCCGATGGTCGACGGCCTGCCTACCACAGTGAAAGCTCCTCCTACAAGTTCAA aaaaacgaaaagatcCAGACAGCAGCGAAGCCAAATTGGGGCTCGACGGACGTATTTCATCGCTGGGCGGAGCTTCAGCCAACACCCCGACCTCGTCAAGCCACGGAGGCGCAAGCAAGAGCAGCAAACGCTCTAGGAG CAGTGCTGGTAGTGATGACGaggatgatgacgacgacgaaggaCTGGATCCTGCCGTCAAAGTTGTCAAGGAAAAGGAGAGGCGGCAAGCCAACAACGCTCGCGAGCG AGTGCGGGTGAAAGACATAAACGAAGCGTTCAAGGAGTTAGGCCGCATGTGTCAAATGCATCTCAAGATTGACAAGACGCAGCCCAAGTTGACGGTGCTTCACCAGGCTGTCGACGTCATCACTCAGCTGGAACAACGTGTTAGAG agaGGAATTTGAATCCGAAGGCGGCTTGCTTGAAACGacgcgaagaagaaaaagcagacgacggaTCGGCCAAGGGAATGCAAGGCCCGCCTCATTTgggcggcggaggaggtgcTGGCGGTGGGGGACCTCCTCCCATGATCCCCTTTGGATCCATGCCATCCTCC ttttga
- the LOC124199612 gene encoding transcription factor 12-like isoform X24, whose product MAANSDDDGNGPLHLYEVFQNCFNKITSNNLSKPDKPNFPPAYAGMDNRMAYGPPAAYASGTAGPMDGYGNETPYFPFGHPSRQAPNSGPAKRKKEGGMTEHTTDGMDLVPQPWYGSENMDFPQDSPRYTSPKPGGGLYGDSYFMGDGSTHPADPWSSNGAGGAPLQPGPYGSYGGQQQSQQQVGPTPPLMNSGPTGGGGGIPNTLMGGQPSYPGQGIFSPGMHGMGSGAIHDPSGMGGYNVALSPAQDHNGPNNLMSSGLPPMSTFRNSATGPMGGPVSQSGVVQAGSGATVQSPSMYSHSPNLGPPPGPGGQTGDALGKALASIYSADQSTSSFSSHPTTPVSSPPPLTSVNQPQWNGPPHPHTHPAGVANTASPLYNERNLHMARRMPEQERLDDAIGILRNHTEATTRMEERLDDAINVLRNHAESVGGGGPQSALPGAGPSPALSHSNGIMAAYPPVLEPLMGGHHPVSSTVGHPSSYGSLGPASLGGSLHDSVNRPMVDGLPTTVKAPPTSSKKRKDPDSSEAKLGLDGRISSLGGASANTPTSSSHGGASKSSKRSRSAGSDDEDDDDDEGLDPAVKVVKEKERRQANNARERVRVKDINEAFKELGRMCQMHLKIDKTQPKLTVLHQAVDVITQLEQRVRERNLNPKAACLKRREEEKADDGSAKGMQGPPHLGGGGGAGGGGPPPMIPFGSMPSSF is encoded by the exons ATGGCGGCCaacagtgatgatgatggaaatgGTCCTCTTCACCTCTACGAAGTAttccaaaattgttttaacaaaataacGTCAAATAATCTATCCAAGCCag ATAAACCAAATTTTCCTCCTGCATACGCTGGAATGGATAACAGAATG GCCTACGGTCCACCTGCAGCTTATGCATCAGGCACAGCGGGTCCCATGGATGGCTATGGCAACGAAACTCCATACTTCCCTTTTGGACATCCTTCCAGACAAGCCCCCAACTCTGGCCCagcaaagaggaaaaaagaa GGTGGAATGACAGAACACACAACGGATGGAATGGATTTAGTGCCTCAGCCATGG TATGGATCGGAGAATATGGACTTTCCCCAGGACTCTCCGCGGTACACTTCACCCAAGCCTGGAGGTGGGCTCTACGGCGACTCCTATTTTATGG GTGATGGATCGACACATCCAGCAGATCCGTGGTCATCCAACGGAGCCGGAGGCGCTCCCTTACAACCCGGCCCATATGGTAGCTACGGTGGCCAGCAACAATCGCAGCAACAAGTCGGGCCAACTCCACCGCTCATGAACAGTGGGCCCACTGGTGGAGGTGGAGGCATACCCAACACCCTCATGGGAGGACAACCCTCTTACCCTGGACAGGGTATATTCA GTCCTGGTATGCACGGAATGGGATCGGGAGCCATTCACGATCCATCGGGAATGGGCGGCTATAACGTCGCTCTGTCGCCAGCCCAGGATCACAACGGCCCCAATAATTTGATGAGCTCTGGTCTTCCACCCATGTCAACGTTTCGCAACTCAGCTACGGGACCCATGGGTGGTCCCGTGTCGCAGTCTGGCGTAGTCCAGGCTGGATCGGGAGCCACGGTCCAATCTCCCTCTATGTACAGCCACAGTCCGAATTTAGGTCCTCCGCCTGGCCCTGGTGGTCAGACAGGCGACGCTCTCGGCAAAGCTCTCGCTTCG aTATATTCCGCTGACCAGAGCACGAGCAGTTTCAGCTCGCATCCCACTACACCCGTCTCATCGCCTCCTCCCTTGACGTCGGTGAACCAGCCACAGTGGAATGGGCCTCCTCATCCGCACACGCATCCAGCCGGAGTAGCCAACACCGCCTCTCCCCTCTACAATGAGCGCAATCTCCACATG GCTCGTCGCATGCCCGAGCAAGAGCGACTGGACGATGCTATTGGCATTCTTAGGAATCACACTGAG GCGACCACTCGGATGGAAGAGAGACTGGACGATGCCATCAACGTGCTCCGGAATCACGCCGAATCGGTAGGCGGTGGTGGGCCGCAATCTGCGTTACCCGGTGCCGGACCTTCACCCGCCTTGTCACATTCCAACGGCATCATGGCCGCCTACCCGCCCGTCCTTGAACCTCTCATG GGCGGACATCATCCGGTCAGCAGCACAGTCGGGCACCCATCGTCTTACGGCAGTTTGGGCCCCGCCTCTCTTGGTGGCTCCCTCCACGATTCCGTGAATCGGCCGATGGTCGACGGCCTGCCTACCACAGTGAAAGCTCCTCCTACAAGTTCAA aaaaacgaaaagatcCAGACAGCAGCGAAGCCAAATTGGGGCTCGACGGACGTATTTCATCGCTGGGCGGAGCTTCAGCCAACACCCCGACCTCGTCAAGCCACGGAGGCGCAAGCAAGAGCAGCAAACGCTCTAGGAG TGCTGGTAGTGATGACGaggatgatgacgacgacgaaggaCTGGATCCTGCCGTCAAAGTTGTCAAGGAAAAGGAGAGGCGGCAAGCCAACAACGCTCGCGAGCG AGTGCGGGTGAAAGACATAAACGAAGCGTTCAAGGAGTTAGGCCGCATGTGTCAAATGCATCTCAAGATTGACAAGACGCAGCCCAAGTTGACGGTGCTTCACCAGGCTGTCGACGTCATCACTCAGCTGGAACAACGTGTTAGAG agaGGAATTTGAATCCGAAGGCGGCTTGCTTGAAACGacgcgaagaagaaaaagcagacgacggaTCGGCCAAGGGAATGCAAGGCCCGCCTCATTTgggcggcggaggaggtgcTGGCGGTGGGGGACCTCCTCCCATGATCCCCTTTGGATCCATGCCATCCTCC ttttga
- the LOC124199612 gene encoding transcription factor 12-like isoform X18 → MAANSDDDGNGPLHLYEVFQNCFNKITSNNLSKPDKPNFPPAYAGMDNRMAYGPPAAYASGTAGPMDGYGNETPYFPFGHPSRQAPNSGPAKRKKEGGMTEHTTDGMDLVPQPWYGSENMDFPQDSPRYTSPKPGGGLYGDSYFMGDGSTHPADPWSSNGAGGAPLQPGPYGSYGGQQQSQQQVGPTPPLMNSGPTGGGGGIPNTLMGGQPSYPGQGIFTGPGMHGMGSGAIHDPSGMGGYNVALSPAQDHNGPNNLMSSGLPPMSTFRNSATGPMGGPVSQSGVVQAGSGATVQSPSMYSHSPNLGPPPGPGGQTGDALGKALASIYSADQSTSSFSSHPTTPVSSPPPLTSVNQPQWNGPPHPHTHPAGVANTASPLYNERNLHMARRMPEQERLDDAIGILRNHTEATTRMEERLDDAINVLRNHAESVGGGGPQSALPGAGPSPALSHSNGIMAAYPPVLEPLMGGHHPVSSTVGHPSSYGSLGPASLGGSLHDSVNRPMVDGLPTTVKAPPTSSKKRKDPDSSEAKLGLDGRISSLGGASANTPTSSSHGGASKSSKRSRRYAGSDDEDDDDDEGLDPAVKVVKEKERRQANNARERVRVKDINEAFKELGRMCQMHLKIDKTQPKLTVLHQAVDVITQLEQRVRERNLNPKAACLKRREEEKADDGSAKGMQGPPHLGGGGGAGGGGPPPMIPFGSMPSSF, encoded by the exons ATGGCGGCCaacagtgatgatgatggaaatgGTCCTCTTCACCTCTACGAAGTAttccaaaattgttttaacaaaataacGTCAAATAATCTATCCAAGCCag ATAAACCAAATTTTCCTCCTGCATACGCTGGAATGGATAACAGAATG GCCTACGGTCCACCTGCAGCTTATGCATCAGGCACAGCGGGTCCCATGGATGGCTATGGCAACGAAACTCCATACTTCCCTTTTGGACATCCTTCCAGACAAGCCCCCAACTCTGGCCCagcaaagaggaaaaaagaa GGTGGAATGACAGAACACACAACGGATGGAATGGATTTAGTGCCTCAGCCATGG TATGGATCGGAGAATATGGACTTTCCCCAGGACTCTCCGCGGTACACTTCACCCAAGCCTGGAGGTGGGCTCTACGGCGACTCCTATTTTATGG GTGATGGATCGACACATCCAGCAGATCCGTGGTCATCCAACGGAGCCGGAGGCGCTCCCTTACAACCCGGCCCATATGGTAGCTACGGTGGCCAGCAACAATCGCAGCAACAAGTCGGGCCAACTCCACCGCTCATGAACAGTGGGCCCACTGGTGGAGGTGGAGGCATACCCAACACCCTCATGGGAGGACAACCCTCTTACCCTGGACAGGGTATATTCA CAGGTCCTGGTATGCACGGAATGGGATCGGGAGCCATTCACGATCCATCGGGAATGGGCGGCTATAACGTCGCTCTGTCGCCAGCCCAGGATCACAACGGCCCCAATAATTTGATGAGCTCTGGTCTTCCACCCATGTCAACGTTTCGCAACTCAGCTACGGGACCCATGGGTGGTCCCGTGTCGCAGTCTGGCGTAGTCCAGGCTGGATCGGGAGCCACGGTCCAATCTCCCTCTATGTACAGCCACAGTCCGAATTTAGGTCCTCCGCCTGGCCCTGGTGGTCAGACAGGCGACGCTCTCGGCAAAGCTCTCGCTTCG aTATATTCCGCTGACCAGAGCACGAGCAGTTTCAGCTCGCATCCCACTACACCCGTCTCATCGCCTCCTCCCTTGACGTCGGTGAACCAGCCACAGTGGAATGGGCCTCCTCATCCGCACACGCATCCAGCCGGAGTAGCCAACACCGCCTCTCCCCTCTACAATGAGCGCAATCTCCACATG GCTCGTCGCATGCCCGAGCAAGAGCGACTGGACGATGCTATTGGCATTCTTAGGAATCACACTGAG GCGACCACTCGGATGGAAGAGAGACTGGACGATGCCATCAACGTGCTCCGGAATCACGCCGAATCGGTAGGCGGTGGTGGGCCGCAATCTGCGTTACCCGGTGCCGGACCTTCACCCGCCTTGTCACATTCCAACGGCATCATGGCCGCCTACCCGCCCGTCCTTGAACCTCTCATG GGCGGACATCATCCGGTCAGCAGCACAGTCGGGCACCCATCGTCTTACGGCAGTTTGGGCCCCGCCTCTCTTGGTGGCTCCCTCCACGATTCCGTGAATCGGCCGATGGTCGACGGCCTGCCTACCACAGTGAAAGCTCCTCCTACAAGTTCAA aaaaacgaaaagatcCAGACAGCAGCGAAGCCAAATTGGGGCTCGACGGACGTATTTCATCGCTGGGCGGAGCTTCAGCCAACACCCCGACCTCGTCAAGCCACGGAGGCGCAAGCAAGAGCAGCAAACGCTCTAGGAGGTA TGCTGGTAGTGATGACGaggatgatgacgacgacgaaggaCTGGATCCTGCCGTCAAAGTTGTCAAGGAAAAGGAGAGGCGGCAAGCCAACAACGCTCGCGAGCG AGTGCGGGTGAAAGACATAAACGAAGCGTTCAAGGAGTTAGGCCGCATGTGTCAAATGCATCTCAAGATTGACAAGACGCAGCCCAAGTTGACGGTGCTTCACCAGGCTGTCGACGTCATCACTCAGCTGGAACAACGTGTTAGAG agaGGAATTTGAATCCGAAGGCGGCTTGCTTGAAACGacgcgaagaagaaaaagcagacgacggaTCGGCCAAGGGAATGCAAGGCCCGCCTCATTTgggcggcggaggaggtgcTGGCGGTGGGGGACCTCCTCCCATGATCCCCTTTGGATCCATGCCATCCTCC ttttga
- the LOC124199612 gene encoding transcription factor 12-like isoform X38 produces MAANSDDDGNGPLHLYEVFQNCFNKITSNNLSKPDKPNFPPAYAGMDNRMAYGPPAAYASGTAGPMDGYGNETPYFPFGHPSRQAPNSGPAKRKKEGGMTEHTTDGMDLVPQPWYGSENMDFPQDSPRYTSPKPGGGLYGDSYFMGDGSTHPADPWSSNGAGGAPLQPGPYGSYGGQQQSQQQVGPTPPLMNSGPTGGGGGIPNTLMGGQPSYPGQGIFTGPGMHGMGSGAIHDPSGMGGYNVALSPAQDHNGPNNLMSSGLPPMSTFRNSATGPMGGPVSQSGVVQAGSGATVQSPSMYSHSPNLGPPPGPGGQTGDALGKALASIYSADQSTSSFSSHPTTPVSSPPPLTSVNQPQWNGPPHPHTHPAGVANTASPLYNERNLHMATTRMEERLDDAINVLRNHAESVGGGGPQSALPGAGPSPALSHSNGIMAAYPPVLEPLMGGHHPVSSTVGHPSSYGSLGPASLGGSLHDSVNRPMVDGLPTTVKAPPTSSKKRKDPDSSEAKLGLDGRISSLGGASANTPTSSSHGGASKSSKRSRRYAGSDDEDDDDDEGLDPAVKVVKEKERRQANNARERVRVKDINEAFKELGRMCQMHLKIDKTQPKLTVLHQAVDVITQLEQRVRERNLNPKAACLKRREEEKADDGSAKGMQGPPHLGGGGGAGGGGPPPMIPFGSMPSSF; encoded by the exons ATGGCGGCCaacagtgatgatgatggaaatgGTCCTCTTCACCTCTACGAAGTAttccaaaattgttttaacaaaataacGTCAAATAATCTATCCAAGCCag ATAAACCAAATTTTCCTCCTGCATACGCTGGAATGGATAACAGAATG GCCTACGGTCCACCTGCAGCTTATGCATCAGGCACAGCGGGTCCCATGGATGGCTATGGCAACGAAACTCCATACTTCCCTTTTGGACATCCTTCCAGACAAGCCCCCAACTCTGGCCCagcaaagaggaaaaaagaa GGTGGAATGACAGAACACACAACGGATGGAATGGATTTAGTGCCTCAGCCATGG TATGGATCGGAGAATATGGACTTTCCCCAGGACTCTCCGCGGTACACTTCACCCAAGCCTGGAGGTGGGCTCTACGGCGACTCCTATTTTATGG GTGATGGATCGACACATCCAGCAGATCCGTGGTCATCCAACGGAGCCGGAGGCGCTCCCTTACAACCCGGCCCATATGGTAGCTACGGTGGCCAGCAACAATCGCAGCAACAAGTCGGGCCAACTCCACCGCTCATGAACAGTGGGCCCACTGGTGGAGGTGGAGGCATACCCAACACCCTCATGGGAGGACAACCCTCTTACCCTGGACAGGGTATATTCA CAGGTCCTGGTATGCACGGAATGGGATCGGGAGCCATTCACGATCCATCGGGAATGGGCGGCTATAACGTCGCTCTGTCGCCAGCCCAGGATCACAACGGCCCCAATAATTTGATGAGCTCTGGTCTTCCACCCATGTCAACGTTTCGCAACTCAGCTACGGGACCCATGGGTGGTCCCGTGTCGCAGTCTGGCGTAGTCCAGGCTGGATCGGGAGCCACGGTCCAATCTCCCTCTATGTACAGCCACAGTCCGAATTTAGGTCCTCCGCCTGGCCCTGGTGGTCAGACAGGCGACGCTCTCGGCAAAGCTCTCGCTTCG aTATATTCCGCTGACCAGAGCACGAGCAGTTTCAGCTCGCATCCCACTACACCCGTCTCATCGCCTCCTCCCTTGACGTCGGTGAACCAGCCACAGTGGAATGGGCCTCCTCATCCGCACACGCATCCAGCCGGAGTAGCCAACACCGCCTCTCCCCTCTACAATGAGCGCAATCTCCACATG GCGACCACTCGGATGGAAGAGAGACTGGACGATGCCATCAACGTGCTCCGGAATCACGCCGAATCGGTAGGCGGTGGTGGGCCGCAATCTGCGTTACCCGGTGCCGGACCTTCACCCGCCTTGTCACATTCCAACGGCATCATGGCCGCCTACCCGCCCGTCCTTGAACCTCTCATG GGCGGACATCATCCGGTCAGCAGCACAGTCGGGCACCCATCGTCTTACGGCAGTTTGGGCCCCGCCTCTCTTGGTGGCTCCCTCCACGATTCCGTGAATCGGCCGATGGTCGACGGCCTGCCTACCACAGTGAAAGCTCCTCCTACAAGTTCAA aaaaacgaaaagatcCAGACAGCAGCGAAGCCAAATTGGGGCTCGACGGACGTATTTCATCGCTGGGCGGAGCTTCAGCCAACACCCCGACCTCGTCAAGCCACGGAGGCGCAAGCAAGAGCAGCAAACGCTCTAGGAGGTA TGCTGGTAGTGATGACGaggatgatgacgacgacgaaggaCTGGATCCTGCCGTCAAAGTTGTCAAGGAAAAGGAGAGGCGGCAAGCCAACAACGCTCGCGAGCG AGTGCGGGTGAAAGACATAAACGAAGCGTTCAAGGAGTTAGGCCGCATGTGTCAAATGCATCTCAAGATTGACAAGACGCAGCCCAAGTTGACGGTGCTTCACCAGGCTGTCGACGTCATCACTCAGCTGGAACAACGTGTTAGAG agaGGAATTTGAATCCGAAGGCGGCTTGCTTGAAACGacgcgaagaagaaaaagcagacgacggaTCGGCCAAGGGAATGCAAGGCCCGCCTCATTTgggcggcggaggaggtgcTGGCGGTGGGGGACCTCCTCCCATGATCCCCTTTGGATCCATGCCATCCTCC ttttga